The proteins below are encoded in one region of Xenopus laevis strain J_2021 chromosome 8L, Xenopus_laevis_v10.1, whole genome shotgun sequence:
- the LOC108699451 gene encoding Fc receptor-like B, translating into MSHTISMAPLQFLFFFLWVTANAGSSSKPIVSFDPNWVTVFTKESVTLTCNVDPPEPRDQIYYWYRDNQIIPLYLGAKSVKIDYVKQEDGGSYQCQTVTSVKSEPVTLQVAHSWLTLKVPAFVCEGDELYVSCAGYPGYSARDAVLYKDNKVIGSSPSNADFLVGRANMTTSGLYRCTRQVKDGVIYYNYASEEQIAVKELFSKPVMKVNPNHLTEGDHMTITCDTKLSPHRETTELQFVFYRNGHNVQGFSLDNTFQVSSVLLENGGNYTCEVTTINDTVRKRSDEISVQVEELFSKPVIKVNRNHMTEGDHMTITCDTKLSPHRETTELQFAFYRDGHNVQGFSLENTFQVPSVLLENGGNYTCEVRTINDTVRKRSNEINVQMAVAEFQSTVTSLQDYKEEEREVGQLPVVHLAERSFEPIGVEITMALLMSFLTVGLLVFVFKSKVALSFFNQHSYPTSSASVESSGNKKDMSYKYIDV; encoded by the exons GGGTTACAGCAAATGCAG GATCTTCCAGCAAACCCATTGTGAGCTTTGATCCTAATTGGGTCACGGTATTCACCAAGGAATCTGTAACTCTCACCTGCAACGTGGATCCCCCTGAACCAAGAGACCAGATCTATTACTGGTACAGGGACAACCAGATCATCCCGTTGTATCTTGGAGCAAAGAGTGTTAAAATTGACTATGTGAAACAAGAAGATGGAGGAAGCTATCAGTGCCAAACAGTTACCAGTGTTAAGAGTGAACCCGTCACACTGCAAGTTGCTCATA GTTGGCTCACACTGAAAGTACCCGCGTTTGTATGTGAAGGGGATGAATTATATGTGTCCTGTGCAGGGTATCCTGGGTATTCTGCCAGAGACGCTGTGTTGTACAAGGACAATAAGGTTATAGGATCCTCTCCCTCGAATGCAGATTTTCTGGTTGGAAGAGCAAATATGACAACGAGTGGTTTGTACAGATGCACCCGACAAGTGAAGGACGGTGTCATATATTATAATTATGCTAGTGAAGAACAAATTGCTGTAAAAG agCTGTTCTCCAAACCAGTGATGAAAGTGAATCCCAATCATCTGACAgaaggagatcacatgaccataacatgtgacacaaagctcagcccacacagagagactacagagctacagtttgttttctacagaaatgggcacaatgtgcagggattcagcTTGGACAACACATTCCAGGTTTCTTCAGTGCTCCTTGAGAATGGTGGGAATTATACCTGTGAGGTCACAACAATAAATGACACTGTGAGGAAGAGGAGCGATGAGATCAGTGTCCAGGTGGAAG AGCTGTTCTCCAAACCAGTGATAAAAGTGAATCGCAATCACATGACAgaaggagatcacatgaccataacatgtgacacaaagctcagcccacacagagagactacagaGCTGCAGTTTGCTTTCTACAGAgatgggcacaatgtgcagggattcagcTTGGAAAACACATTCCAGGTTCCTTCAGTGCTCCTTGAGAATGGTGGGAATTATACCTGTGAGGTCAGAACAATAAATGACACCGTGAGGAAGAGGAGCAATGAGATCAATGTCCAGATGGCAG TTGCCGAGTTCCAGTCTACAGTGACATCACTTCAGGATTACAAGGAAGAAGAAAGGGAGGTGGGTCAGTTGCCAGTGGTACATCTTGCAG AGAGAAGCTTTGAACCAATAGGAGTAGAAATCACTATGGCTTTGCTGATGTCCTTTCTCACTGTGGGGCTCCTTGTCTTTGTGTTCAAAAGTAAAGTTGCCTTATCCTTCTTCAACCAACATTCTTACCCAACAAGCTCAG